A window from Triticum aestivum cultivar Chinese Spring chromosome 6D, IWGSC CS RefSeq v2.1, whole genome shotgun sequence encodes these proteins:
- the LOC123144497 gene encoding high mobility group B protein 9 isoform X1, whose translation MRGDTRAAAEMSVADAAAAADKGKEKVEEPVPPARAAGGGNGRFMAYPARMAEHKSVVADAALFRAELEKLHAHMGTKLKVPIIGGKDLDLHQLFKEVTSRGGIDKVKAENRWREVTASFIFPATATNASFMLKKYYMSLLYHFEQLYFFGGQGWYQQESDPRSLPCIEVRAETQNIDKRKRATNASSDPALASDNVDVDVIIDGKFEHGYIVTVITGSKSTKAVLYNYSEEPALTTLAPTMHVNNTASKGGRRRRQRRKKLSTTDPRHPKPNRSGYNFFFQDQHRKLKPDYPGQDRLISKMIGERWNNLSPEDKAVYQERGVQDKERYQSQLAAYKEELRTGQPMSNPMPIIGNAPIQQTFPQTEVTIDEVDSKVSKGDMLLSNQRYNNSDEGVDSGGKLVEDEEFNTDTSPEPSIDTTDSPGLLDPSADGDRFELRRRENPNKNEKQSTAPK comes from the exons ATGCGAG GGGATACGAGGGCAGCGGCGGAGATGTCCGTTGCGGATGCTGCCGCTGCGGCGGACAAAGGTAAGGAGAAGGTGGAGGAGCCTGTGcccccggcgagggcggcggggggcGGAAATGGGAGGTTCATGGCGTACCCGGCGCGGATGGCGGAGCACAAAAGCGTGGTGGCGGACGCCGCCCTCTTCAGGGCTGAGCTCGAGAAGCTGCACGCGCACATGGGCACAAAACTCAA GGTGCCAATTATTGGTGGAAAAGACCTGGATCTTCATCAACTATTTAAGGAAGTTACCTCACGAGGTGGCATTGATAAG GTCAAGGCAGAAAACAGATGGAGAGAAGTAACCGCGTCATTTATTTTCCCTGCGACTGCGACAAATGCTTCTTTTATGTTGAAAAAATACTATATGTCTCTGTTATACCATTTTGAACAGCTCTACTTCTTTGGAGGACAGGGCTGGTATCAACAAGAAAGTG ATCCCAGATCACTGCCTTGCATAGAAGTGAGAGCTGAAACACAAAACATCGACAAAAGAAAAAGGGCCACCAATGCCTCTTCAG ACCCAGCTTTGGCTTCTGATAATGTCGATGTGGATGTAATAATTGATGGCAAGTTTGAACATGGTTACATTGTAACTGTTATTACGGGATCAAAATCCACAAAAGCAGTCCTTTATAATTACAGTGAGGAACCTGCTCTTACAACTCTGGCACCTACTATGCACGTAAACAACACTGCTTCGAAGGGTGGACGTAGGCGGAGGCAACGCAGGAAGAAGCTAAGTACAACAGACCCCAGACATCCCAAACCGAACAGGAGCGGCTATAATTTCTTTTTCCAAGACCAGCACAGAAAGCTAAAGCCAGATTATCCTGGCCAGGACAGGCTGATTAGTAAAATGATTGGTGAACGGTGGAACAATCTAAGCCCCGAAGACAAAGCT GTGTACCAAGAAAGAGGTGTACAGGACAAGGAGAGATACCAGTCTCAGTTGGCTGCTTATAAAGAAGAACTGAGAACAGGCCAGCCTATGAGCAATCCTATGCCTATTATCGGCAATGCACCTATCCAGCAGACATTTCCCCAGACAGAAGTAACTATTGATGAAGTGGACTCCAAAGTCAGTAAAGGAGATATGCTGCTGTCCAATCAAAGGTACAACAACAGTGACGAAGGTGTTGATTCAGGTGGAAAACTTGTTGAAGATGAAGAGTTCAACACGGATACATCTCCTGAGCCTAGCATTGATACCACTGATTCGCCTGGGCTGCTTGATCCTTCTGCTGATGGCGACCGATTTGAACTTCGCAGGAGGGAGAACCCCAACAAAAATGAGAAACAGAGCACTGCACCTAAATAA
- the LOC123144497 gene encoding high mobility group B protein 9 isoform X2 yields the protein MSVADAAAAADKGKEKVEEPVPPARAAGGGNGRFMAYPARMAEHKSVVADAALFRAELEKLHAHMGTKLKVPIIGGKDLDLHQLFKEVTSRGGIDKVKAENRWREVTASFIFPATATNASFMLKKYYMSLLYHFEQLYFFGGQGWYQQESDPRSLPCIEVRAETQNIDKRKRATNASSDPALASDNVDVDVIIDGKFEHGYIVTVITGSKSTKAVLYNYSEEPALTTLAPTMHVNNTASKGGRRRRQRRKKLSTTDPRHPKPNRSGYNFFFQDQHRKLKPDYPGQDRLISKMIGERWNNLSPEDKAVYQERGVQDKERYQSQLAAYKEELRTGQPMSNPMPIIGNAPIQQTFPQTEVTIDEVDSKVSKGDMLLSNQRYNNSDEGVDSGGKLVEDEEFNTDTSPEPSIDTTDSPGLLDPSADGDRFELRRRENPNKNEKQSTAPK from the exons ATGTCCGTTGCGGATGCTGCCGCTGCGGCGGACAAAGGTAAGGAGAAGGTGGAGGAGCCTGTGcccccggcgagggcggcggggggcGGAAATGGGAGGTTCATGGCGTACCCGGCGCGGATGGCGGAGCACAAAAGCGTGGTGGCGGACGCCGCCCTCTTCAGGGCTGAGCTCGAGAAGCTGCACGCGCACATGGGCACAAAACTCAA GGTGCCAATTATTGGTGGAAAAGACCTGGATCTTCATCAACTATTTAAGGAAGTTACCTCACGAGGTGGCATTGATAAG GTCAAGGCAGAAAACAGATGGAGAGAAGTAACCGCGTCATTTATTTTCCCTGCGACTGCGACAAATGCTTCTTTTATGTTGAAAAAATACTATATGTCTCTGTTATACCATTTTGAACAGCTCTACTTCTTTGGAGGACAGGGCTGGTATCAACAAGAAAGTG ATCCCAGATCACTGCCTTGCATAGAAGTGAGAGCTGAAACACAAAACATCGACAAAAGAAAAAGGGCCACCAATGCCTCTTCAG ACCCAGCTTTGGCTTCTGATAATGTCGATGTGGATGTAATAATTGATGGCAAGTTTGAACATGGTTACATTGTAACTGTTATTACGGGATCAAAATCCACAAAAGCAGTCCTTTATAATTACAGTGAGGAACCTGCTCTTACAACTCTGGCACCTACTATGCACGTAAACAACACTGCTTCGAAGGGTGGACGTAGGCGGAGGCAACGCAGGAAGAAGCTAAGTACAACAGACCCCAGACATCCCAAACCGAACAGGAGCGGCTATAATTTCTTTTTCCAAGACCAGCACAGAAAGCTAAAGCCAGATTATCCTGGCCAGGACAGGCTGATTAGTAAAATGATTGGTGAACGGTGGAACAATCTAAGCCCCGAAGACAAAGCT GTGTACCAAGAAAGAGGTGTACAGGACAAGGAGAGATACCAGTCTCAGTTGGCTGCTTATAAAGAAGAACTGAGAACAGGCCAGCCTATGAGCAATCCTATGCCTATTATCGGCAATGCACCTATCCAGCAGACATTTCCCCAGACAGAAGTAACTATTGATGAAGTGGACTCCAAAGTCAGTAAAGGAGATATGCTGCTGTCCAATCAAAGGTACAACAACAGTGACGAAGGTGTTGATTCAGGTGGAAAACTTGTTGAAGATGAAGAGTTCAACACGGATACATCTCCTGAGCCTAGCATTGATACCACTGATTCGCCTGGGCTGCTTGATCCTTCTGCTGATGGCGACCGATTTGAACTTCGCAGGAGGGAGAACCCCAACAAAAATGAGAAACAGAGCACTGCACCTAAATAA